The following proteins come from a genomic window of Crateriforma spongiae:
- a CDS encoding HesB/IscA family protein, with protein MAIKLSERAAEEVKRFQKEHNFDDSMLLRIGVAGGGCSGFNYTLNFDDSFDDKVDSKYEWHGVAVVVDKKSALYLDGTTVDWYESLEKKGFTFDNPNAVKSCGCGSSFQA; from the coding sequence ATGGCAATCAAGCTCAGCGAACGTGCTGCCGAAGAAGTCAAACGCTTCCAAAAAGAACACAATTTTGACGATTCGATGCTGCTGCGCATCGGCGTCGCCGGTGGCGGCTGCAGCGGCTTCAACTACACCCTGAACTTCGACGACAGCTTCGACGACAAAGTCGATTCCAAGTACGAATGGCACGGCGTGGCCGTGGTCGTCGACAAGAAAAGTGCTCTGTACCTGGATGGCACGACCGTCGATTGGTACGAAAGCCTGGAAAAGAAGGGGTTCACCTTCGACAACCCCAACGCAGTTAAAAGCTGTGGCTGCGGCAGCAGTTTCCAGGCCTGA
- a CDS encoding oxidoreductase family protein, protein MPLEDWICDVAGAESVGPTTPVQSLWSGYGQIVRVPLVKASVPTVIVKQVRPPQVGDQPGRHPRGWDTPISHRRKLRSYEVESAFYARFADRCDDRCRVARCWGQASDQDSLTLVLEDLDAAGFPLRLGRLDIDGVARGLAWLANFHGTFLHPADDATGFDGLWPIGTYWHLDTRPDEWRAMPENDLKRQAAVIDQRLNESFFQTLVHGDAKVANMCFPADERSAPAMVDFQYVGRGCGMKDVAYFLSSCVDESECQRNESTYLAIYFAALRAAVVRHHGDRFDLDALETQWRQLYPLAWADFVRFLEGWCPGHAKLTGYSRHMVHQALTSAQSPTSSDV, encoded by the coding sequence ATGCCATTAGAAGACTGGATTTGCGACGTTGCGGGCGCCGAATCGGTCGGCCCCACGACGCCAGTTCAGTCGCTTTGGAGCGGGTACGGCCAAATCGTCCGTGTTCCCTTGGTGAAAGCGTCGGTCCCTACGGTGATCGTCAAGCAGGTGCGGCCGCCGCAAGTCGGCGACCAGCCCGGACGCCACCCTCGCGGATGGGATACACCGATTTCTCATCGACGAAAGTTGCGTTCCTACGAAGTGGAATCGGCGTTCTATGCCCGATTCGCGGACCGATGCGACGATCGTTGCCGCGTCGCCCGTTGCTGGGGCCAAGCCAGTGACCAAGATAGCCTGACATTGGTGCTGGAAGATCTGGATGCCGCAGGGTTTCCCTTGCGATTGGGCCGATTGGACATCGACGGTGTGGCTCGCGGGCTGGCGTGGTTAGCCAATTTCCATGGCACGTTCTTGCACCCGGCCGACGATGCGACCGGCTTCGATGGACTGTGGCCGATCGGAACGTACTGGCATTTGGACACCCGGCCGGACGAATGGCGGGCGATGCCCGAGAATGATCTGAAACGCCAAGCCGCTGTGATTGATCAGCGTTTGAATGAGAGCTTCTTCCAGACGCTGGTTCATGGTGATGCCAAGGTCGCCAACATGTGTTTTCCCGCTGACGAGCGATCGGCGCCGGCGATGGTGGATTTCCAGTACGTCGGTCGCGGATGCGGAATGAAGGACGTGGCGTACTTCTTAAGCAGTTGCGTCGACGAATCGGAATGTCAGCGAAACGAATCGACTTACCTGGCCATCTATTTCGCTGCACTGCGTGCCGCCGTGGTCCGCCATCACGGTGATCGATTCGATCTGGACGCCTTGGAAACGCAGTGGCGACAACTGTATCCACTGGCCTGGGCGGATTTCGTGCGTTTTCTGGAAGGCTGGTGTCCCGGCCATGCCAAGCTGACCGGCTATTCCCGGCATATGGTTCACCAAGCGTTGACGTCGGCGCAATCA